A region of the Dyadobacter sp. CECT 9275 genome:
TGATAACGGGGAAATAGATATCATGGAACACGTTGGTTTTGACCAGAACCGAGTCCATGGTAATATCCATACCAAAGCCTTCAACCACGCCATTAAAACAAACAAAGGTAACAACACAATAGTCGACAACGTCTCTTCCGAATTTCATATTTATTCCTGTGAATGGACGCCAGACCGCATTACCATGCTGGTGGACGGGAAAGAATTCTTTTCTTTCAAAAAGGAACCGGGTTATGGCTGGGCCGAATGGCCCTTTGACAAACCGGAGCATTTGATACTGAACATAGCCGTAGGCGGCAACTGGGGAGGCCAGAAAGGGGTTGACGAAAGTATTTTCCCTCAGAAAATGGAGGTGGATTATGTCAGGGTTTTTCCGCTCGTTACGAAAAAGTAACTTTGAAATTCGCGTGCAGGGAGGTAACTTGCGCCCATGGATCATTTTGTAGTATCGGCCAGAAAATACCGTCCCGTTACCTTCGACTCGGTTGTAGGGCAGTCGCACATCACCACTACTTTAAAAAATGCAATACGTACCAATCACCTGGCGCAGGCCTTTCTTTTCTGCGGACCCAGGGGGGTTGGTAAAACAACCTGTGCCCGGATTCTGGCAAAAACCATTAATTGCCAGAACCTCGGAGAAGATGTGGAAGCCTGCGGAGAATGTGAGTCCTGCGTCAGCTTTCAGAACAACGCATCCTTCAATATCCACGAACTGGATGCTGCTTCTAACAATTCGGTGGAAGATATCCGCAATCTGATCGACCAGGTAAGATATCCTCCCCAAACAGGGAAATACAAGATCTATATTATTGATGAGGTTCACATGTTATCGCAGGCGGCCTTCAATGCCTTCCTGAAAACACTGGAGGAACCACCGGGTTATGCGATTTTTATCCTGGCAACGACCGAAAAACATAAAATTCTGCCCACGATACTTTCGCGTTGTCAGATATTCGATTTTAACAGGATACAGCCCAGGGATATTGCAGGGCACCTGGAGAATATCGCATCCAAAGAAGGAATAGATGCAGACAAGGAAGCCCTGGAACTCATTGGCCAGAAAGCTGATGGCGGGCTGCGGGATGCTCTTTCGATGTTTGACCTGAATGTGACATTTTCTACCGACAGCAGACTTACCTACGCTGCTGTACTGGAAAACCTGCATATCCTGGATTACGACTACTACTTCAAAGTGACGGATGCGTTATCAGCAGGAAGTATTTCAAAATCGCTCGTGCTGTTTGACGAGATTTTAAGAAAAGGATTCGACGGCCATCTTTTTGTGGTTGGCCTGCTCGAGCATTTCCGGAACCTGCTCGTATGTAAGGACGCCATCACGGTTTCTTTGCTACAGGTGTCGGAATCGGCGGAACGTAAGTATCTGGAGCAATCCAGGAATGCCGATATGAGTTTTCTGCTATCGGCCCTGAGTATTACCAGCCAATGTGACATCCACTACAAAGCGGCCAAAAACCAGCGGCTGCACGTAGAACTGTGCCTGATGAAACTGGCCAATCTCCCAAATGTCCTTCAGCTTAATTCCCTTGCAGCCGTTGATGAAACGGCAAAAAAAAAAGTTGAGCCCGAACTAAAAACACCTCATACGGACACGTCAATCACTACCGAGGTTAAATCCATCGCCCCTGAGCCAGTTGCTTCCGTTGCTGTCCGCACCGCCCCGGCAACGGAAACCAGCCCGGTGAAACCAACCCGCTTAAAGAGTACCCAACTCATCCCTT
Encoded here:
- a CDS encoding DNA polymerase III subunit gamma/tau; the encoded protein is MDHFVVSARKYRPVTFDSVVGQSHITTTLKNAIRTNHLAQAFLFCGPRGVGKTTCARILAKTINCQNLGEDVEACGECESCVSFQNNASFNIHELDAASNNSVEDIRNLIDQVRYPPQTGKYKIYIIDEVHMLSQAAFNAFLKTLEEPPGYAIFILATTEKHKILPTILSRCQIFDFNRIQPRDIAGHLENIASKEGIDADKEALELIGQKADGGLRDALSMFDLNVTFSTDSRLTYAAVLENLHILDYDYYFKVTDALSAGSISKSLVLFDEILRKGFDGHLFVVGLLEHFRNLLVCKDAITVSLLQVSESAERKYLEQSRNADMSFLLSALSITSQCDIHYKAAKNQRLHVELCLMKLANLPNVLQLNSLAAVDETAKKKVEPELKTPHTDTSITTEVKSIAPEPVASVAVRTAPATETSPVKPTRLKSTQLIPSLPVAYQPAQESVKVPADTIVNSNPPKTVLEELTLEKLQMAWYEFAERRRQQYNSTTEEITLRKEFKLADNIIEIVLDNDHQLDAIQSMRYDLLGFLKSRFNVAKLEINARVAPQEVNRMPYTPAEKFNYMAEKNPHLLNLKQALGLDVDF